Part of the Dehalobacter sp. genome is shown below.
AGCTGGTATAACCTGAAAAAATCTATTCAGGAGGCTTTTCTCAATCTGTTGGAACTGATATTTCAGGCTGCCGCTTTGGTAATTGACTGTCTGCGGACTTTCTTTTTGATTGTACTGTCCATTCTTGGGCCAATTGCATTTGCATTCAGTATCTATGATGGTTTTCAGAATACACTTGTTACCTGGCTTACACGGTACATCAGCATTTACCTCTGGCTACCGGTGGCCGATATTTTTTCTTCCGTGCTGGCCAAGCTCCAGGCATTGATGATTCAAAAAGACATTGCAGAAATGGCAGCCGACCCGAATTATATCCCGCAGGGTACTGACGGGGTGTACATTACTTTTATGCTTATCGGGATTGTCGGGTATTTTACCATCCCAAGTGTGGCCGGATGGATTGTACAGGCCGGTGGCATGGGAAATTATGGAAGAAACGTAAACAGCGCTGCAATGAAAGGGGCTTCTGTTGCATCTGGAACGGCTGGCGCT
Proteins encoded:
- the traJ gene encoding conjugative transposon protein TraJ — protein: MLYSEMMPLCSDMTAVAKGIAGLGALFYVAYRVWQSLARAEPIDVYPLLRPFAIGLCILFFPTIVLGTMNAVLSPIVRGTNGILESQVLDLEQLKKDKDTIEREKMLRNPDEAYLVSDEAFDKAIDELGWGPKDLVTIAGMYAERSWYNLKKSIQEAFLNLLELIFQAAALVIDCLRTFFLIVLSILGPIAFAFSIYDGFQNTLVTWLTRYISIYLWLPVADIFSSVLAKLQALMIQKDIAEMAADPNYIPQGTDGVYITFMLIGIVGYFTIPSVAGWIVQAGGMGNYGRNVNSAAMKGASVASGTAGAASGNITGKILKR